GCGATGAGATTGTGGTCGTATTGTTGGACACCCCTCGCCAAGGAGTCCTGATTACTGCGGACCGCATTCGGAGAGAAATACGCGGGCTCAGCACCGAGGTTCCTCTCAACCTTGACCTGAGTATCGGGGTCGCCCTCTATCCTGAACATGGGACCGGTGTGGATGAGTTAATCCGTCTGGCGGATCGGGCTTTATATATTGCAAAAAGAGGGGGAGATAAAGTCCATATCGGAGAAGAGGAATATCATTTGGACGAACATACCATCAAGGTAGTGTTTCAGCCCATTATGGATGTCAGATCCAACGAGATTGTAGGGCATGAAGCGTTGAGTCGTGACGCGCAGGAAAAGATCGGCATCCTTGAACTGTTTAAAAGATACCAGGCCATCGGGCGGCTGAACGACCTGAAATGCATCTGTTTCAGGTCGCAACTCAAGACCGCTCAAGAGGCAGGGTTAAGAAGAGTATTCATCAATGTGGATTTCGACCTGATCCGTCACCTTGAAAATGTCCCGAAACCTTCCAACTTGGAGGTGGTTTTGGAAATTTCAGAGTTCGAAGCCCTCCATGATATTGAGAACCATTTGAAAATCGTCAAGGCATGGCGGGCGCAGGGCTTTAAATTCGCCATGGACGATTTCGGGGCTGGTTTTATTTCATTGCCTTTCATCGCCCTTGTTAAACCGAACTATATTAAAATGGATCGGTCGATGATCCTGCAGGCGGTGTCATCCAAAAAATTCCGGGAGTTTTCAAAAGGGCTCGTTTCCGCCTTAAAGAATTACGTGACGGAGGGGATCATTGCCGAAGGGATCGAGACCCTGGATGAACTTCATGTCGTTGAAGAAATGGGGGTATCCCTTGTTCAGGGTTTTCTCCTGGGTCACCCGCAGAAGATGGATAGTGTCCAAAGGTCTATCTGATGTCCTTTCCGAAGATTCAATAGAACATTTATCATGGATGATGGGAAATGAGCGTTAAAAAGCCCGTCATGGACCGTATGGGTCTCCGGGGTGTCCAGGCAGCCCGCAGCGCCATTTGCGCCTGCGGCGTGGAAGGAATGGGACTGACCTACCGGGGCTACAATATTATTGAACTGGCAACCCGGTCCTGTTTCGAGGAAGTCGCTTATCTGCTGCTCAAAGGCGAACTCCCCACATCCGCACAGTTGAACGGTTATAAAGAAAAGCTGATGGAACTTCGCGGCCTTCCGCCGACGCTCAAGGAGGTTCTTGAGCGCGTTCCGGGCTCGGCTTCGCCGATGGATGTTCTGCGGACCGGCTGTTCCATGCTCGGGGTGTTGGAACCGGAGACCGGCTTCGGCCGGCAACAGGAGATCGCCGACCGACTGGTGGCCGCACTTCCGGGCATGCTCGCCTACTGGTATCATTTTACCCGTAAGCGAAAGCGGATCGACACCTTCTCCGATGAAAGCGGTCATGCGAGCCATCTGCTTCGCCTTCTCGTCGGCGAGGTTCCTCGGCCGAACCACGCAAGGGCTCTCGACGTATCGATGATCCTGTACGCCGAACATGAATTGAACGCCTCGACCTTTGCGGCGCGGGTCTGCGCGTCGACTCTATCCGATTTCTATTCCGCCGTCACCGCCGGCATCGGCAGCTTGCGCGGTCCGCTTCATGGGGGGGCCAACGAAGCCGCGATGGAACTGATTTCCCGATTTAAAAATCCGACGGAGGCGAGGGCCGGTATTCGGGCGTTATTGGGACGCAAAGAGAAAGTGATGGGATTCGGTCACGCAGTCTACCGAACCTCGGATCCACGAAATGCCGCGATCAAGGAATGGTCCAGGAAACTCTCGGAGGAATCCGGCGATCGAACACTCTACGATGTATCCGAGACGATCGAGAAAACGATGTGGGAGGAGAAACGGTTATTCCCCAACCTGGATTTTTACTCGGCGTCTGTTTATCATCTTATCGGCATACCGACGGAGTTGTACACTCCGTTCTTCGTCTGCTCGCGTATCACGGGTTGGGCCGCCCACATCATGGAACAACGCGCGGACAATCGTTTGATTCGTCCCCATGCCGAGTATAACGGCCCTCCGGAGCGTCCTTATCTGCCGATTGGACTGCGCATCTGAGCGGTGGAACGGCGGTTTAATTAGCCGGTGGGTTC
Above is a genomic segment from Nitrospiria bacterium containing:
- the prpC gene encoding 2-methylcitrate synthase, encoding MSVKKPVMDRMGLRGVQAARSAICACGVEGMGLTYRGYNIIELATRSCFEEVAYLLLKGELPTSAQLNGYKEKLMELRGLPPTLKEVLERVPGSASPMDVLRTGCSMLGVLEPETGFGRQQEIADRLVAALPGMLAYWYHFTRKRKRIDTFSDESGHASHLLRLLVGEVPRPNHARALDVSMILYAEHELNASTFAARVCASTLSDFYSAVTAGIGSLRGPLHGGANEAAMELISRFKNPTEARAGIRALLGRKEKVMGFGHAVYRTSDPRNAAIKEWSRKLSEESGDRTLYDVSETIEKTMWEEKRLFPNLDFYSASVYHLIGIPTELYTPFFVCSRITGWAAHIMEQRADNRLIRPHAEYNGPPERPYLPIGLRI